In a single window of the Drosophila albomicans strain 15112-1751.03 chromosome 3, ASM965048v2, whole genome shotgun sequence genome:
- the LOC117568694 gene encoding uncharacterized protein LOC117568694, giving the protein MEKIKQKVIGVLRERDGGTNVNRSSSNGIAVGGGVGGGSAVAVGSHQVGVGVAVAIGVTQDNGNGNDINGGVGGNAPGPERNDAHGHALLNNGAPAAAAGAGIAGAAVGVGGSGVASGAARTSVLSRPQTSKISALDLAGILNTRRRLEWTKEWLRKNQSEFLSKENLLSELQSRKDECYHLNYFLAITESQFRYLVQKLDPIISQYAPQRKKKSFSAEERLAITLKYLATGEVHSCRNYCFRASKFVINEMIANICLGFYEHLKDQYVTLPKTDEQWRNAATDMERKHQLPQCVGNLFMRSIQLQNNVSNNSSSSGGGGGGGGGNNSDERKRAIIFTAIVDADNNFQYVKVERAANSRPNDIYNQTTAVELIEQKMQALGARLEEQSHDLPCGLSYYLAGDAVLPSTSYLVSTRNVSKDSAVYDALEQVNAHAEQTMRILCNIFPILAQPLRVSEKHIGQVVLGCVALYNFLRKTDDSFRRNSDNIVQQRGGIEQPQHAYVDSEDIDDDCIMLATEEELRERAEFTPSVGLTTCFQTLCAQRGDTSDGQAKRDWLLNLPVLGAQQQQHGNSNSNSNSNSIGSSNSNSSSSSSSIGSGSGSGIGMGLVGMVGGGNAATANGGLY; this is encoded by the exons ATggaaaaaatcaaacaaaaggTAATTGGAGTGCTGCGCGAGCGCGACGGTGGCACGAATGTGAATCGCAGCAGTAGCAATGGCATCGCAGTCGGCGGTGGCGTTGGCGGTGGctctgcagttgctgttggcaGTCATCaggtgggcgtgggcgtggctgttGCAATCGGGGTCACGCAggacaatggcaatggcaacgatATCAACGGCGGCGTCGGCGGCAACGCCCCTGGACCAGAACGCAACGATGCCCATGGCCATGCGCTGCTCAACAACGGTgcgcctgctgctgccgctggcgCTGGCATCGCCGGCGCTGCTGTCGGCGTCGGTGGCAGCGGCGTTGCGAGCGGTGCAGCCCGCACTTCAGTTCTTTCGCGGCCGCAGACATCGAAGATCAGTGCACTCGACCTGGCTGGCATATTGAACACGCGACGACGACTCGAGTGGACCAAGGAGTGGCTGCGAAAGAATCAATCGGAGTTCCTCAGCAAGGAGAATCTGCTGAGCGAGCTGCAGTCGCGCAAGGATGAGTGCTATCATTTGAATTACTTCCTAGCCATAACCGAGAGCCAGTTTCGGTATCTGGTGCAGAAACTGGATCCCATCATCAGTCAGTATGCGCCGCAGCGTAAAAAGAAATCCTTTAGCGCCGAGGAGCGACTGGCCATAACGCTCAAGTATTTGGCGACGG GTGAAGTGCATTCTTGTCGAAACTACTGCTTCCGTGCCTCGAAATTTGTGATAAACGAAATGATTGCCAATATCTGTCTGGGCTTCTATGAGCACCTCAAGGACCAATACGTGACACTACCAAAGACTGATGAGCAGTGGCGCAACGCGGCCACGGATATGGAGCGCAAACACCAATTGCCCCAATGCGTGGGCAATCTATTCATGCGCAGCATTCAACTCCAGAACAatgtcagcaacaacagcagcagcagcggcggcggtggcggaggtggaggtggaaaCAACAGCGACGAACGGAAGCGTGCGATCATATTTACGGCCATCGTCGATGCGGACAACAATTTTCAGTATGTGAAAGTGGAGCGTGCGGCAAACAGTCGACCCAATGATATCTATAACCAGACCACTGCCGTTGAACTTATCGAGCAAAAGATGCAGGCGCTCGGAGCGCGTCTCGAGGAGCAGTCACACGATTTGCCCTGTGGCTTGAGCTATTATCTGGCCGGTGATGCGGTGCTGCCAAGCACATCGTATTTGGTCAGCACACGCAATGTGAGCAAGGACAGTGCGGTGTACGATGCCCTGGAACAGGTGAACGCTCATGCGGAGCAAACGATGCGCATATTGTGCAATATATTTCCCATATTGGCGCAGCCCTTGCGTGTCAGCGAGAAGCACATTGGTCAGGTGGTGCTCGGCTGTGTGGCGCTGTACAATTTTCTGCGCAAAACGGACGATTCGTTTCGtcgcaacagcgacaacattGTGCAGCAACGTGGCGGCATCGAGCAGCCGCAACACGCGTATGTGGACAGTGAGGATATCGATGATGATTGCATCATGCTGGCCACCGAGGAAGAGCTGCGAGAGCGTGCCGAATTTACGCCTAGCGTTGGCCTCACCACCTGCTTCCAGACGTTATGCGCACAGCGCGGCGATACGAGCGATGGACAGGCGAAGCGAGACTGGCTGCTCAATCTGCCCGTTTTGggggcacaacaacagcagcatggcaacagtaacagcaacagtaatagcaacagcattggcagcagcaacagcaacagtagtagcagcagcagcagcattggcagtggcagtggaaGTGGCATCGGAATGGGATTGGTTGGGATGGTTGGTGGTGGCAATGCTGCCACGGCGAACGGGGGCTTATATTAG
- the LOC117568695 gene encoding peptidoglycan-recognition protein SD, whose protein sequence is MSSSLHLIFVVVFVASLTAAVSGELSLVSRSQWRARAPGEMTAMQLPLGRAVIAHTAGRECNDDESCAEQVRGIQAYQMGRLKYSDISYHYLIGGNARVYEGRSPSQQGAIAAGNNGNSLAIAFIGNFDERAPSETVLAAAKSLLEHAEREGQLAGDYKLLGHRQVSATKSPGDALYALLEKWPHFDALN, encoded by the coding sequence ATGAGCTCCTCTCTACACTTGAtatttgttgtggttttcGTTGCGTCACTGACAGCAGCTGTCAGTGGTGAGCTCTCGTTGGTTTCGCGCTCCCAATGGCGAGCCAGAGCACCGGGTGAAATGACAGCAATGCAATTGCCGCTGGGTCGAGCGGTGATTGCGCATACGGCAGGACGCGAGTGCAACGATGACGAGAGCTGTGCGGAGCAGGTGCGTGGCATACAGGCCTACCAGATGGGTCGGTTGAAGTACTCGGATATTAGCTATCACTATCTGATTGGTGGCAATGCACGTGTCTACGAGGGACGCAGTCCCAGCCAACAGGGCGCCATTGCTGCgggcaacaatggcaacagtcTGGCCATCGCCTTCATTGGCAACTTCGATGAGCGAGCACCGTCTGAAACAGTTCTTGCTGCGGCGAAGTCGTTGCTGGAGCATGCTGAGAGGGAGGGACAATTGGCTGGGGATTACAAGCTGCTGGGACATCGCCAGGTGAGCGCCACAAAGAGTCCTGGCGATGCGCTGTACGCACTGTTGGAGAAGTGGCCGCATTTCGATGCACTGAACTGA